From a single Nematostella vectensis chromosome 3, jaNemVect1.1, whole genome shotgun sequence genomic region:
- the LOC125561399 gene encoding uncharacterized protein LOC125561399: protein MVGEKDSSTYRKKRKRVFYGKQKQELNRSDRDESSQTTRGLVEEPGPSHSRSADYTPDHSEQAPASASRKKLSDHGYNESFDGEFSSDDQSLSKFDSDHEEVSGDDAEACEYRVVDLGCLSSYLSDVHRCEEGKLEIKETTSARAGLKSSFEVKCSSCHETETLTTSSQIHQRGKSFDVNRRVVYHSLESGNGYEGLASFCRVMNMPCVSKAAYYKQLDIIVNAQEEEGRREMCSAAKRLRQKLIGDDGKEFELLDVAVSFDGTWAKRGFTSLTGVVFAISIDTGEVLDYHVLSKQCQTCTINRGKISDDGEFEDWILEHVASGACDINFVGSSPAMEAEGAVVLWSRSIERHNMRYKWMICDGDSKSHNSVQDIYDECRVEKLDCVGHVQKRMGKRLLQLKSRRKGKLDDGHTIGGRGRLTEAKIKKLQKEYGLAIRQNTVQDTNPTERDIDVAVYAMKKNIIASLHHNIGMPDLKKQHQYCPKGANSWCKFQQDEATGTSSYDSADCLPEVFLEVLRPVYMSLSETDLLKRCVRGKTQNPNECINSLVWARCPKHKHHGPKVVRFAAASAVCHFHGGAASREKVMESLLIPAGSHTKQGSLLKDRKRVQKADRQVSEKAKKKRQATQMRRVRREEALRSAEGVTYESGAF from the exons ATGGTCGGAGAAAAAGACTCATCTACGTAccgaaagaaaagaaaacgcgTGTTTTACGGCAAGCAAAAACAGGAGCTGAACCGCTCAGACAGAGATGAAAGCTCTCAAACAACTCGTGGCCTCGTCGAAGAACCAGGACCCTCACACTCTCGATCGGCAGATTATACTCCAGATCACAGTGAACAAGCTCCAGCAAGTGCTTCTAGAAAGAAGCTTAGCGACCATGGCTACAATGAAAGCTTTGACGGAGAGTTTTCTTCGGACGATCAAAGCCTTTCAAAATTTGACTCAGACCACGAGGAGGTATCTGGTGATGATGCTGAAGCCTGCGAATATCGAGTCGTGGACTTGGGATGCCTCTCTTCATATCTTTCCGATGTTCATAGATGCGAAGAAG GTAAacttgaaataaaagaaactacTTCAGCAAGGGCAGGGCTGAAATCCTCTTTCGAGGTTAAGTGCAGTTCCTGTCATGAAACTGAAACTCTGACAACATCAAGTCAAATCCACCAAAGAGGCAAGTCTTTCGATGTCAACCGGCGAGTAGTGTACCACTCCCTGGAAAGTGGAAATGGATATGAGGGACTTGCTTCATTTTGCAGAGTCATGAATATGCCATGCGTTAGCAAAGCAGCATATTACAAACAATTGGACATAATTGTCAATGCTCAGGAAGAGGAGGGAAGACGTGAAATGTGTTCGGCCGCAAAAAGACTGCGTCAGAAGCTGATAGGAGATGATGGCAAGGAGTTTGAGCTTCTTGACGTGGCTGTCAGTTTTGATGGAACCTGGGCCAAGAGAGGCTTCACATCACTCACTGGAGTGgtttttgctatttctataGACACTGGAGAGGTCCTAGACTACCATGTCCTCTCCAAACAATGCCAGACATGTACCATAAACAGAGGCAAAATTTCTGATGATGGAGAGTTTGAGGATTGGATACTAGAACATGTGGCTTCAGGTGCATGTGACATAAACTTTGTTGGAAGTTCTCCTGCCATGGAGGCAGAGGGTGCTGTTGTGCTCTGGAGTAGATCCATAGAACGCCACAACATGAGGTACAAGTGGATGATTTGCGATGGGGACAGTAAATCACACAACTCTGTCCAAGACATCTACGATGAATGTAGGGTGGAAAAATTAGACTGTGTGGGGCACGTGCAAAAAAGGATGGGAAAGCGGTTGCTCCAGTTGAAGAGTAGGAGAAAAGGGAAGCTAGATGATGGCCATACGATTGGTGGCCGTGGCCGCCTCACAGAGGCCAAGATAAAAAAACTCCAAAAGGAGTATGGTCTGGCAATTCGCCAGAACACTGTGCAAGATACTAATCCCACAGAAAGAGACATTGATGTGGCAGTATATGCGATGAAAAAGAATATAATCGCATCTCTACACCACAATATTGGGATGCCGGATCTTAAAAAACAGCATCAATACTGCCCAAAAGGGGCAAATTCCTGGTGTAAGTTCCAACAGGACGAAGCCACCGGTACCTCCAGTTACGACTCAGCAGACTGCTTACCTGAGGTTTTTCTAGAGGTACTGCGGCCAGTATACATGAGCTTGAGTGAGACTGATTTACTGAAGAGATGTGTTCGTGGAAAGACACAGAACCCTAACGAATGTATTAATTCGTTGGTTTGGGCCCGATGCCCAAAACACAAGCACCATGGCCCAAAGGTGGTGCGATTTGCAGCAGCATCTGCTGTCTGCCATTTTCATGGGGGGGCTGCTAGTAGGGAGAAAGTGATGGAGAGTCTTTTGATTCCTGCTGGCAGCCATACAAAGCAGGGATCCCTTCTTAAGGACAGAAAGCGGGTGCAGAAAGCAGACAGGCAAGTGTCTGAAAAGgcaaagaagaaaagacaGGCCACCCAGATGCGCAGAGTACGCAGGGAGGAGGCTCTAAGGAGTGCTGAGGGTGTTACTTACGAGTCTGGAGCCTTTTag
- the LOC116618701 gene encoding repetitive organellar protein gives MEGNLEPITEEEVKHDMDELNMELHNLKHEISKRDEQIAQLQQQFENETERSRKLMELVKSEETRNFQSEDTISELRHRLDESEKLVRELREVLDSRFPVGETSSQEEYSELSTRISDGEEARKEMKEEIIALVQRCKEMEEKLENERSRLEEEQTEHAKVLNKLAQSEELLKTFKDDTFFASDDDTDEDENTAKYKKVIASLKAGIDVQSKRNMELHEEIQRLKHSTEDQASLIENMKSKAAKDQKLIKELNFQNEREYKKNEKMKGDTQRMKKELDSWKRIQADMKMQYQDLRVLYDGVCKHTEEQKREIVEMKLLMERDKRSIARQRDEIEKYKGRAASLRQTYDDLKIKFDENAKTLEEKTNEASALANQAASNKKLISDLQNINKDLKKRSDFSQKELIEKHKLLMQAEEKMRGFQEDLDEKDKIVKDSARVAREAEEKASKSSQEASTKERDLHDRIELIKSLESQVQLLTDVNKKTEEDNANLRYLLKEKENIIHGKQFEVDYKQSSAREAEERNAELGRHVCEVEQLLEDARKEIEEKQQTIDNLEHDIETLCEKVNEREAILNEDKTEVLCETPENTPEDISGMEETDMEKKVGEMKILLSERDKELKALISEMEEDKNVIHFQTQLLKDVESRVEEEDTRLEEIEERLKNKCVESETFRAALAEKDAEMEEMKVEFRKGVEMYLAEVDELNNALGEARSENERLQQETMDWTLSRSDEILKVQEEKKELELQLTNELKREKQTSQSMIKDLREDIRALTANLKNEREIYRFKENELDSKERQFKTEKESLLEHIEELQSLVKQKKEDNNVLEERLMNQDKEMQQIERRHVSELQAVEERQRILQVENDNLNKLDQQDKFDELRAQLENKKTQLCEAESRLDEAEKIHNDSRKEVLRLLDEKDEYISHLKRENSELKRTLEIENEWMDENATETLGKKLNDKKIDEEARMLSVQKKVVQKLKTDIEDELELAKIDEDEEGYGVEEERRYEPSKEHDLKTAVTKALIILLLTPLAYLFSTAGEVCLTLGAVLVPVIYFIYRKPWCSHEKDLYAALNKLTTRLAAECAETEFLKKAIENMTQGQKELGLNNNASDTPPTHVNHKSPRGKISAHCKDCGKQGDPVIESDNRKLQRQQSLLEKLNIILYEKNARSHLGRFWGYEELKMALNRLRHEREIEQGKQGEQKDIHLHERLSEVVEEAVRDEKRRKFKALVLTIVTSLTVMLLFSLRSSSLFAVVTSVVVTVCSFLYGIRSWRKIENLKSKLSVEKCRIEEQTKEISELLSLLDREHEVVCKQKIAIEALERGFNEEFRKNKDHQLTIAKLTLVFQEEKELQEVLRQKEDFKEATSDEAQKQIEDHTRSKYLVFRNMQRELEEQQSHSEEQRRVIDELKTATSIITNAAASQLSELRSQREVKLTGDSSVLQGLKYLSGASLSTLSVAMFYTGYPWLAILPLAGIALYSVNKRGIKISKASFAKYGSKVTWACALLVLICGLFVASSSLPSVSPSAREFVCLSVVPSVVIVALAYLRHKRRTISNDTDDLWNRIHERTQLIDVQSEEIQTLKKLLEVERTYSQYTEQLLKEKNGGVEGLDGRDSHEIANKKAMEDDEKCHQYDLTRYELDEVKIFLSEEKRTNIELRKSLAEAQESKSSLTCKVRNLERMLEVQRLSAQEKCHQGENLLKDRIQELVEDLEGERKTKQELSAQLIEERSLRELKQIELADLGEKLRDEQQITMSLKEQLKAVNRTEVLKLQLTSAQRELDDERLANQSQNQSFLEALHRLRENNLVLQRGIRELNKGGQDSSCDGLGDIREQSEVQQEEIEGLQTQLEEIINVGHAQKYQDVIEELQTLRRKLEFYENQGNNEEKDGAKIKMLAELEHEREKNKILDEAVEELQRQQREQRLMYEKEKMRSIQLARQVSGEDIPQILIEEEAKEDVEDTRGVLYWLGTNGGLTEWKNPGEAGLVTITRSSYGHGKATDAADRRPSWCSTSNKPNQWWKIDFGDKRTVVANGYRLRHGWSGNAGALRHWVLEGSMDGRRWLLLKQHENDDSLNSAYASGYWKLENITTGYRFVRVRQTGPNSTGTNALRLCGFEVYGKIVIAE, from the exons ATGGAAGGGAACCTGGAACCGATCACGGAGGAAGAGGTCAAACATGACATGGATGAACTGAACATGGAGCTTCATAACCTGAAGCACGAGATCTCTAAACGCGATGAGCAAATCGCTCAATTGCAACAACAGTTTGAGAACGAGACAGAGAGGAGCCGTAAATTGATGGAATTAGTAAAGTCCGAGGAAACAAGAAATTTTCAGAGCGAAGATACGATCTCGGAGCTAAGGCACAGATTGGATGAGAGCGAGAAACTTGTCCGTGAATTACGCGAAGTGTTAGATAGTCGGTTCCCAGTTGGTGAAACAAGTTCTCAGGAGGAGTACAGTGAGCTGAGCACAAGGATTTCCGATGGCGAAGAAGCAAGAAAGGAGATGAAAGAGGAAATAATTGCATTGGTTCAGCGATGCAAAGAAATGGAAGAGAAACTCGAAAATGAGCGCAGCAGACTTGAGGAAGAGCAGACCGAGCATGCAAAGGTTTTGAACAAGCTTGCACAGAGTGAGGAGTTGCTCAAGACGTTCAAAGATGACACATTCTTTGCAAGCGATGATGACACAGACGAGGATGAAAACACGGCAAAGTATAAGAAGGTAATCGCATCGCTGAAAGCAGGTATTGATGTCCAAAGCAAACGAAACATGGAGCTACATGAGGAAATACAACGACTAAAGCATTCCACGGAAGATCAGGCATCGCTCATAGAAAATATGAAAAGTAAGGCAGCCAAGGATCAGAAACTCATCAAAGAGTTGAATTTCCAGAATGAACGCGAGTACAAGAAGAACGAGAAAATGAAAGGCGACACACAACGAATGAAGAAGGAGTTGGATAGCTGGAAGCGGATCCAGGCGGACATGAAAATGCAGTATCAGGACTTGAGGGTTTTGTATGATGGCGTGTGCAAGCATACAGAGGAGCAAAAACGGGAGATTGTGGAGATGAAATTACTTATGGAGAGGGACAAGAGATCTATCGCAAGACAGCGCGACGAGATAGAGAAATACAAGGGACGTGCAGCATCATTGAGACAGACCTATGACGACCTGAAAATAAAGTTCGACGAAAACGCTAAAACACTAGAAGAAAAAACTAACGAGGCCTCAGCCCTAGCAAACCAAGCAGCAAGTAACAAGAAACTGATATCAGACCTGCAAAACATCAACAAGGATTTAAAGAAAAGAAGCGATTTTTCGCAGAAGGAACTTATCGAGAAACATAAACTTCTGATGCAAGCCGAAGAAAAGATGAGAGGGTTCCAGGAGGATTTGGACGAGAAGGACAAAATAGTAAAAGACAGTGCAAGGGTTGCTAGAGAGGCAGAAGAAAAAGCCTCAAAAAGCAGCCAAGAAGCGTCTACTAAGGAAAGAGATCTCCATGATCGTATTGAGTTGATTAAGAGTCTCGAGTCGCAAGTCCAGCTTTTAACTGATGTGAATAAGAAGACTGAGGAAGATAACGCCAACTTGCGTTACCTTCTTAAGGAAAAGGAGAACATCATCCACGGAAAGCAGTTCGAGGTCGATTATAAACAGAGCAGCGCTCGAGAAGCTGAGGAACGAAACGCAGAGTTGGGAAGACACGTGTGTGAGGTGGAGCAGCTTTTGGAAGACGCAAGAAAGGAAATAGAAGAAAAACAGCAGACCATAGATAACTTAGAACACGATATTGAAACGCTGTGTGAGAAAGTGAATGAGAGGGAAGCTATTTTGAATGAAGACAAAACCGAGGTACTATGCGAGACGCCGGAAAACACACCAGAGGATATAAGTGGTATGGAAGAGACTGATATGGAGAAAAAAGTAGGAGAAATGAAAATCCTGCTTTCTGAAAGAGATAAAGAATTAAAGGCTCTGATATCTGAGATGGAAGAAGACAAGAATGTCATCCATTTTCAAACACAGCTCCTGAAAGATGTGGAGTCAAGAGTTGAAGAGGAAGATACTCGACTGGAAGAAATCGAGGAGCGTTTGAAGAATAAGTGTGTCGAATCAGAAACGTTTCGAGCAGCATTGGCCGAGAAGGACGCCGAAATGGAAGAGATGAAGGTGGAGTTTAGAAAAGGCGTAGAGATGTACCTTGCAGAAGTAGATGAGTTGAACAATGCATTGGGAGAGGCAAGAAGTGAGAATGAACGACTGCAGCAAGAAACGATGGACTGGACTCTCAGTCGTAGCGATGAAATCTTGAAGGTCCaggaagagaaaaaagagcTTGAACTACAATTGACGAACGAGTTGAAGAGAGAGAAGCAGACGAGTCAATCTATGATCAAGGACCTCAGGGAAGACATCCGAGCTCTCACTGCCAATCTTAAAAACGAGCGTGAAATCTATAGATTCAAAGAGAATGAACTGGATTCGAAAGAAAGGCAATTTAAGACGGAAAAAGAAAGCTTACTTGAACACATCGAAGAATTGCAAAGCCttgttaaacaaaaaaaagaagataACAACGTGTTAGAAGAAAGATTGATGAATCAAGACAAAGAGATGCAGCAAATCGAACGACGACACGTGAGCGAGCTCCAGGCTGTCGAGGAGAGGCAGAGGATCTTACAAGTCGAGAATGATAACTTGAACAAGCTTGACCAACAAGACAAGTTTGATGAGTTGCGCGCTCAGCTggaaaataagaaaacacaATTGTGCGAGGCAGAGTCAAGGCTAGATGAAGCCGAAAAAATCCACAATGACTCTAGGAAAGAAGTCTTGCGTCTTCTTGATGAAAAAGACGAATACATAAGCCACTTAAAACGCGAAAACTCAGAATTGAAGAGGACATTAGAGATCGAAAACGAATGGATGGACGAAAATGCTACTGAAACTCTAGGAAAAAAATTGAATGATAAGAAAATAGATGAAGAGGCTCGAATGTTATCCGTACAAAAGAAGGTAGTCCAGAAACTGAAAACGGATATCGAAGATGAACTTGAACTTGCTAAGATAGATGAGGACGAAGAAGGATATGGGGTAGAGGAAGAGAGACGGTACGAGCCCAGCAAAGAGCATGATCTCAAAACAGCCGTGACGAAAGCGCTTATCATCCTGCTATTGACGCCTCTAGCTTATCTGTTCTCTACCGCTGGTGAAGTCTGCTTGACGTTAGGAGCTGTGTTAGTTCCTGTGATCTACTTCATCTACAGGAAGCCCTGGTGTTCCCACGAGAAAGACCTTTATGCTGCATTAAACAAGCTGACAACAAGACTGGCTGCAGAGTGCGCGGAGACCGAGTTCTTAAAGAAAGCCATAGAAAACATGACTCAGGGACAAAAAGAACTGGGCTTGAACAACAACGCAAGTGACACACCGCCAACACATGTAAATCACAAGAGCCCACGCGGCAAAATCTCTGCGCACTGCAAGGATTGTGGGAAGCAAGGCGATCCAGTAATCGAGAGTGATAACAGAAAACTGCAGCGACAACAGTCTTTACTGGAGAAGTTGAATATCATACTTTATGAGAAGAATGCTCGAAGTCATCTAGGGCGCTTTTGGGGATATGAGGaattgaagatggctttgaacAGGTTGAGGCATGAGCGCGAGATAGAACAAGGCAAGCAGGGAGAACAGAAGGACATTCATCTCCACGAACGCCTATCAGAAGTTGTTGAGGAAGCCGTCAGAGACGAAAAAAGACGCAAGTTCAAAGCCTTAGTCCTAACGATCGTCACATCCTTGACAGTTATGTTGCTGTTTTCACTGAGGTCTTCGTCTCTTTTTGCTGTTGTAACGTCAGTTGTCGTGACGGTTTGCTCATTCTTGTACGGCATTCGATCCTGGCGGAAGATTGAAAATTTGAAGTCCAAGTTGAGCGTGGAAAAGTGCAGAATTGAGGAGCAGACGAAGGAGATCAGTGAATTGTTGAGTTTGTTGGACAGAGAGCACGAGGTAGTCTGTAAACAGAAGATAGCAATTGAGGCGCTTGAGCGAGGGTTTAATGAGGAATTCAGGAAAAACAAGGACCACCAGCTGACGATAGCCAAGCTGACCTTGGTATTTCAGGAGGAAAAAGAACTGCAGGAGGTATTACGCCAGAAGGAAGATTTTAAGGAAGCTACGTCTGACGAGGCGCAGAAGCAAATTGAAGATCACACTCGAAGTAAATACCTTGTATTCCGAAATATGCAGCGAGAGCTGGAAGAACAACAGTCGCACTCGGAAGAACAGCGGAGGGTTATCGATGAGTTAAAAACCGCAACCAGCATCATAACTAATGCCGCTGCGTCACAGTTGTCCGAGTTAAGATCCCAAAGGGAAGTCAAACTTACTGGCGACTCAAGCGTCCTTCAAGGTTTGAAATACTTGTCTGGAGCAAGCCTGTCCACTTTATCTGTGGCCATGTTTTACACAGGCTATCCTTGGCTAGCTATTCTTCCTCTCGCAGGCATCGCGCTCTATTCAGTCAACAAGCGTGGAATCAAGATAAGCAAAGCCAGCTTTGCAAAGTATGGTTCAAAGGTTACCTGGGCTTGCGCTTTACTGGTGTTGATCTGTGGTCTTTTCGTAGCTTCAAGTTCTCTCCCATCAGTGAGCCCATCAGCGCGTGAGTTTGTATGCTTATCTGTTGTTCCCTCTGTTGTGATTGTTGCGTTGGCCTATTTACGACACAAAAGGAGAACAATTTCAAATGACACAGATGACCTTTGGAACAGGATTCATGAGCGCACCCAACTGATTGATGTCCAAAGCGAAGAAATACAGACCTTAAAGAAACTGCTCGAAGTAGAGCGAACTTACAGTCAATACACTGAACAACTATTAAAGGAGAAGAACGGAGGCGTTGAAGGTCTAGATGGCAGGGACAGTCATGAGATTGCCAATAAGAAAGCTATGGAGGATGACGAGAAATGCCATCAATACGACTTGACAAGATACGAGCTTGATGAAGTCAAGATATTCCTAAGCGAAGAAAAACGGACAAATATAGAACTAAGAAAATCTCTTGCAGAAGCCCAAGAATCAAAATCGTCCTTGACTTGTAAAGTACGTAATCTAGAGCGAATGCTGGAGGTGCAACGGCTAAGTGCTCAAGAGAAGTGCCATCAGGGAGAAAACCTTCTGAAAGACCGCATCCAGGAGCTTGTGGAAGACCTAGAAGGGGAAAGAAAAACTAAGCAGGAACTAAGCGCACAACTCATTGAGGAAAGGAGCTTGCGAGAGCTGAAACAGATTGAGCTTGCTGACCTTGGGGAGAAACTCCGTGACGAGCAGCAGATTACAATGAGTCTTAAAGAGCAGTTGAAGGCAGTTAATAGAACTGAAGTGTTGAAACTGCAGCTCACAAGTGCTCAGCGCGAGCTCGACGACGAACGTTTAGCCAATCAAAGTCAAAACCAGAGTTTCCTTGAAGCTCTTCACCGGCTTCGGGAAAACAACCTTGTGCTGCAAAGAGGAATCCGAGAGCTGAATAAAGGTGGACAAGATAGCAGCTGTGATGGACTTGGAGATATCCGTGAACAGAGCGAAGTGCAGCAAGAAGAGATTGAAGGCTTGCAGACGCAACTTGAGGAGATCATCAATGTTGGGCATGCGCAGAAGTACCAGGACGTCATTGAGGAACTGCAG acCCTCCGAAGAAAGCTGGAGTTTTACGAGAACCAGGGCAACAACGAAGAGAAGGACGGTGCAAAAATCAAGATGCTGGCGGAACTCGAGCACGAGCGAGAGAAGAACAAGATACTGGACGAGGCGGTGGAAGAGCTACAGAGACAACAGAGGGAACAGCGCCTCATGTACGAGAAGGAGAAGATGAGGTCCATACAGCTGGCGAGGCAGGTTTCCGGCGAAGATATCCCGCAGATTTTGATAGAGGAAGAAGCCAAGGAAG ATGTAGAGGATACACGAGGCGTGCTATACTGGCTGGGGACCAATGGCGGCCTGACGGAATGGAAAAATCCCGGCGAGGCAGGCCTAGTCACTATAACCCGCTCTTCCTACGGGCATGGCAAAGCTACAGATGCCGCTGACCGCAGACCATCGTGGTGCAGCACCAGCAACAAACCCAACCAATGGTGGAAGATCGACTTCGGAGATAAACGTACCGTGGTTGCCAATGGTTACCGTTTGCGTCACGGCTGGAGTGGGAATGCAGGTGCGTTACGTCATTGGGTGCTAGAGGGTTCGATGGATGGACGACGATGGCTGTTGCTAAAGCAGCACGAAAACGACGATTCCCTAAATTCTGCTTACGCCTCAGGATATTGGAAACTCGAGAATATCACGACAGGTTATCGATTTGTACGCGTTCGCCAGACTGGGCCGAATTCCACCGGAACAAATGCTCTCCGTCTATGTGGCTTTGAGGTTTACGGGAAGATCGTAATTGCGGAGTGA